One stretch of Pirellulales bacterium DNA includes these proteins:
- a CDS encoding ATP-binding protein: MSRKRLVGQLLRSHLTIVCGVVLAAGWCASKALEETLISGVEDRMEAMARLVAGRRGNAFSGDTADFDQFAAQAAHALSGRFTIVRPSGEVIFDSQADTTKMDNHAGRPEIVEALAGSSGRSIRYSTTFNIRMLYVAVPVRSEDRIVGVVRAAVPASDIDPELSRLRWQVAFACVVILCGAMAVSWILSRHVARPVAEIASAARSLADGDLNTQFPAADTDELIGLTESIRQLAQQIEERSHVIGRKGHEQEAVLASMVEGVLAVDPQERVISLNRAAAELIGSRQSDVPGRSLQEVLRNADLRRFASRALRSDEPIEDDVVLHGAQEKILRIRGTALRDGAGRSVGAVIVLNDVTRFRHLENVRQDFVANVSHELKTPIASIKGFVETLLDGAVEHRDDALRFLKIIAKQADRLNAIIEDLLSLAKIEQNERAADLPLVDSSIKDVLEAAVSDCQTKAAARQISVKLNCEPSLRAAINPPLLEQAVANLLDNGVKYSEPSRLVQIHAQQTLGEVIIAVSDEGCGIESEHLPRLFERFYRVDRARSRKLGGTGLGLSIVKHIVQAHRGHITVASRIGKGSTFTIHLPIDHRTAPRHQEPVETGAGTAAR; this comes from the coding sequence ATGTCGCGGAAACGATTGGTCGGCCAACTGCTCCGGTCGCACCTGACCATCGTTTGCGGCGTCGTGTTGGCTGCCGGATGGTGTGCGTCGAAAGCACTCGAAGAGACGCTGATTTCGGGCGTCGAAGACCGCATGGAAGCGATGGCCCGGCTGGTCGCTGGCCGTCGCGGCAACGCCTTCTCCGGCGATACGGCTGATTTCGATCAATTCGCGGCCCAGGCCGCCCATGCCCTAAGCGGGCGATTCACGATTGTCCGCCCAAGTGGCGAAGTCATCTTCGACTCGCAGGCTGACACGACCAAAATGGACAATCACGCCGGGCGGCCCGAAATCGTCGAGGCCTTGGCCGGCTCCTCGGGCCGCTCGATTCGCTACAGCACGACCTTCAATATCCGGATGCTGTATGTCGCAGTTCCGGTGCGCAGTGAGGATCGGATTGTCGGCGTGGTCCGGGCTGCAGTGCCGGCCAGCGACATCGATCCGGAATTGAGCCGTCTGCGCTGGCAAGTCGCCTTCGCGTGTGTGGTCATCCTCTGCGGGGCCATGGCCGTGTCATGGATCTTGTCACGGCATGTTGCCCGCCCGGTAGCGGAGATCGCATCGGCCGCCCGCAGCCTGGCAGACGGGGATTTGAACACTCAATTTCCCGCCGCCGACACCGATGAATTGATCGGCCTCACGGAATCGATTCGCCAATTGGCACAGCAGATCGAAGAACGCAGCCACGTCATCGGCCGGAAGGGGCACGAACAAGAAGCCGTCTTGGCCAGCATGGTCGAAGGCGTGCTGGCCGTCGACCCGCAAGAACGGGTCATCAGCTTGAATCGAGCCGCGGCGGAATTGATCGGAAGCCGGCAGTCGGATGTGCCGGGCCGCAGCCTGCAAGAAGTTTTGCGTAACGCCGATTTGCGCCGCTTTGCCAGCCGCGCGTTGCGCAGCGACGAGCCGATCGAAGACGATGTCGTGCTGCACGGCGCGCAGGAAAAAATCCTCCGCATCCGCGGCACTGCCTTGCGCGACGGCGCCGGCCGAAGCGTCGGGGCGGTGATTGTGCTCAACGACGTCACGCGATTTCGCCATCTGGAAAACGTCCGCCAGGATTTCGTCGCCAATGTCTCGCACGAACTGAAAACGCCGATCGCCTCGATCAAAGGATTCGTCGAAACGCTGCTGGATGGCGCCGTCGAGCATCGCGATGACGCGCTGCGGTTTCTCAAGATCATCGCCAAGCAGGCCGACCGGCTCAACGCGATCATCGAAGACCTGCTCAGCCTGGCGAAGATCGAGCAGAACGAACGTGCAGCCGATCTGCCCCTCGTGGATTCGTCGATCAAGGACGTGCTCGAGGCGGCGGTTTCCGATTGCCAAACCAAGGCTGCGGCGCGGCAAATCAGCGTAAAGCTGAACTGCGAACCTTCGCTTCGCGCGGCCATTAATCCGCCGCTCTTGGAACAAGCCGTGGCCAACCTCCTCGACAACGGCGTGAAATATAGCGAGCCGTCGCGGTTGGTTCAGATTCATGCCCAGCAGACGCTCGGCGAAGTGATTATCGCCGTCAGCGACGAAGGTTGCGGCATCGAAAGCGAACATCTGCCGCGGCTCTTCGAGCGATTCTATCGCGTCGATCGGGCCCGCAGCCGCAAACTGGGAGGAACGGGCCTGGGGCTATCAATCGTCAAGCACATCGTGCAAGCCCACCGCGGCCACATCACGGTCGCCAGCCGAATCGGCAAGGGAAGCACATTCACGATCCATTTGCCGATCGATCATCGCACTGCCCCGCGACATCAAGAGCCAGTGGAAACCGGCGCAGGCACCGCGGCGCGGTGA